A region from the Peromyscus maniculatus bairdii isolate BWxNUB_F1_BW_parent chromosome 5, HU_Pman_BW_mat_3.1, whole genome shotgun sequence genome encodes:
- the LOC102920945 gene encoding testin-2 isoform X2, translating into MIAVLFLAVLCLEVDSTVPTLDPSLDVEWHEWKTKHGKTYNTNEERLRRTVWEKNFKMIELHNWEYLKGKHDFTMAMNAFGDLTNTEFGKMMTGFQRQRIKKRHIFQDHLFLSVPKYVDWREQGYVTPVKNQGHCASSWAFSATGALEGQMFRKTGRLVPLSEQNLLDCMGLNVTHGCSGGFMQYAFQYVKDSGGLATAESYPYKGRGRKCRNHTENSAANVRDFMQIPGHEEALMKAVAKVGPISVAVDAGHSSFQFYESGIYYEPQCRRVHLNHAVLVVGYGSEGEESDGNSYWLVKNRCLL; encoded by the exons ATGATTGCTGTTCTCTTCTTAGCTGTCCTCTGCTTGGAAGTCGACTCAACTGTTCCAACACTAGATCCCAGTTTGGATGTTGAATGGCATGAATGGAAGACAAAACATGGGAAGACATACAACACA aatgaaGAAAGACTGAGAAGAACAGTATgggagaagaattttaaaatgattgaGCTCCACAATTGGGAATACCTTAAGGGGAAGCATGACTTCACCATGGCAATGAATGCCTTTGGTGACTTG ACCAATACAGAGTTTGGGAAAATGATGACTGGCTTTCAAAGGCAGAGGATCAAGAAGAGGCACATATTCCAGGatcatctgtttctttctgtccCCAAATATGTGGATTGGAGAGAGCAAGgctatgtgactcctgtgaagaATCAG GGTCATTGTGCCTCTAGTTGGGCTTTTAGTGCAACTGGAGCCCTGGAAGGACAGATGTTCAGGAAAACAGGGAGACTGGTCCCTCTGAGTGAACAGAACCTACTGGACTGCATGGGACTTAATGTTACCCACGGCTGCAGTGGTGGCTTCATGCAGTATGCCTTCCAGTATGTGAAGGACAGTGGCGGCCTGGCAACTGCGGAGTCCTATCCTTACAAAGGACGA GGTAGAAAGTGCAGGAACCATACTGAGAATTCTGCTGCTAATGTCAGAGACTTTATGCAAATCCCAGGGCATGAGGAAGCCCTTATGAAGGCAGTGGCTAAGGTGGGGCCCATCTCTGTGGCAGTTGATGCTGGCCATAGTTCCTTCCAGTTCTATGAGAGCG gcatCTATTATGAGCCACAGTGTAGAAGGGTTCACCTAAATCATGCTGTTCTAGTGGTCGGCTATGGCTCTGAAGGAGAAGAATCAGATGGCAACAGTTATTGGCTGGTCAAGAACAG GTGTTTATTATGA
- the LOC102920945 gene encoding testin-2 isoform X1: MIAVLFLAVLCLEVDSTVPTLDPSLDVEWHEWKTKHGKTYNTNEERLRRTVWEKNFKMIELHNWEYLKGKHDFTMAMNAFGDLTNTEFGKMMTGFQRQRIKKRHIFQDHLFLSVPKYVDWREQGYVTPVKNQGHCASSWAFSATGALEGQMFRKTGRLVPLSEQNLLDCMGLNVTHGCSGGFMQYAFQYVKDSGGLATAESYPYKGRGRKCRNHTENSAANVRDFMQIPGHEEALMKAVAKVGPISVAVDAGHSSFQFYESGIYYEPQCRRVHLNHAVLVVGYGSEGEESDGNSYWLVKNSWGEEWGMKGYIKMAKDWNNNCGIATYATYPIV; the protein is encoded by the exons ATGATTGCTGTTCTCTTCTTAGCTGTCCTCTGCTTGGAAGTCGACTCAACTGTTCCAACACTAGATCCCAGTTTGGATGTTGAATGGCATGAATGGAAGACAAAACATGGGAAGACATACAACACA aatgaaGAAAGACTGAGAAGAACAGTATgggagaagaattttaaaatgattgaGCTCCACAATTGGGAATACCTTAAGGGGAAGCATGACTTCACCATGGCAATGAATGCCTTTGGTGACTTG ACCAATACAGAGTTTGGGAAAATGATGACTGGCTTTCAAAGGCAGAGGATCAAGAAGAGGCACATATTCCAGGatcatctgtttctttctgtccCCAAATATGTGGATTGGAGAGAGCAAGgctatgtgactcctgtgaagaATCAG GGTCATTGTGCCTCTAGTTGGGCTTTTAGTGCAACTGGAGCCCTGGAAGGACAGATGTTCAGGAAAACAGGGAGACTGGTCCCTCTGAGTGAACAGAACCTACTGGACTGCATGGGACTTAATGTTACCCACGGCTGCAGTGGTGGCTTCATGCAGTATGCCTTCCAGTATGTGAAGGACAGTGGCGGCCTGGCAACTGCGGAGTCCTATCCTTACAAAGGACGA GGTAGAAAGTGCAGGAACCATACTGAGAATTCTGCTGCTAATGTCAGAGACTTTATGCAAATCCCAGGGCATGAGGAAGCCCTTATGAAGGCAGTGGCTAAGGTGGGGCCCATCTCTGTGGCAGTTGATGCTGGCCATAGTTCCTTCCAGTTCTATGAGAGCG gcatCTATTATGAGCCACAGTGTAGAAGGGTTCACCTAAATCATGCTGTTCTAGTGGTCGGCTATGGCTCTGAAGGAGAAGAATCAGATGGCAACAGTTATTGGCTGGTCAAGAACAG CTGGGGTGAAGAGTGGGGCATGAAGGGATACATAAAGATGGCCAAAGACTGGAACAACAACTGTGGAATTGCTACATATGCCACGTACCCCATTGTGTGA